The following proteins are co-located in the Imtechella halotolerans genome:
- a CDS encoding discoidin domain-containing protein, whose translation MKKLRNIIIIFSSTILLNCCTTNQTGEVDDEKENSGGESTQLEYSSEYQHNLNVIYFIPSNRSPNPDYHLRLSKILLNGQNFFNSWMKHWGYGDRSFGILKNQDKKLIKIINIYGKYPNTYYPYEGGHSNIKKEIDAYFSDNPEERTSEHYLVISAVNTIDPNEVQNSDVPFYGIGGRWAYALDYPGMSIENLGASGTTGFEATKWIGGLLHELGHGLNLPHCGEKVSEKNNPSFGTSLMGGGNYTYGKTPTFLEHSSCAILNNGQLFTKTPKSFYTPNATAKILNINADSDNTNINISGTFQSNIPVTDITFYNRPENNTGGYTAMTWVGKPSNNNTFSIEMPLDEFREKGNLNYEFSIILHHENGMNTWSSYGYKFENDLPIINFGDRDEFDKSNWQIIDFSSEEISGEGSINGKAINLIDGDIETYWHSRWTNNLTNYPHHFTIDTNNSLHASGFSIAQRNGARKIKNFKIEISNNNTDWEPIYNGTLANVPGKQYIKLPETTSFRYFKFTAKSSYDQLEFAALAEIGVFKD comes from the coding sequence ATGAAAAAACTACGCAATATTATTATCATCTTCTCAAGCACTATATTACTTAATTGTTGCACCACTAACCAAACAGGAGAAGTAGATGATGAAAAAGAAAATTCTGGAGGGGAGTCTACTCAACTCGAATATTCCTCTGAGTACCAACATAATCTAAATGTCATTTATTTTATTCCTTCTAATAGATCACCTAATCCAGATTACCATCTACGCCTAAGTAAAATTCTTCTAAACGGACAAAACTTTTTTAATAGTTGGATGAAGCACTGGGGATATGGAGATAGATCATTCGGTATACTTAAAAACCAAGACAAAAAACTTATTAAAATAATAAACATTTATGGAAAGTACCCAAATACGTATTACCCATATGAAGGAGGACATTCAAATATTAAAAAAGAAATAGATGCTTACTTTAGCGATAATCCTGAAGAAAGAACAAGCGAACACTATTTAGTCATTTCCGCAGTAAACACAATAGACCCTAATGAGGTTCAAAATTCTGATGTTCCATTTTACGGGATTGGAGGTCGTTGGGCATACGCTTTAGACTACCCAGGTATGAGCATTGAAAATCTAGGAGCATCTGGCACTACAGGTTTTGAAGCCACAAAATGGATTGGGGGACTACTTCACGAACTTGGCCATGGACTAAATTTACCACATTGTGGTGAGAAAGTTTCGGAAAAAAACAATCCATCATTCGGAACATCTTTAATGGGAGGAGGCAATTATACCTATGGAAAAACACCTACATTTCTTGAGCATTCAAGTTGTGCAATTTTAAATAATGGACAACTCTTTACTAAAACACCCAAAAGCTTTTACACACCGAACGCCACAGCAAAAATCCTAAATATAAATGCGGATTCGGATAACACAAATATAAATATATCAGGAACCTTTCAATCAAATATCCCTGTGACAGATATTACATTTTATAACCGTCCTGAAAATAACACTGGTGGATATACTGCTATGACTTGGGTAGGAAAGCCATCAAACAACAATACTTTCTCCATTGAAATGCCTTTAGACGAATTTAGAGAAAAGGGTAATCTAAATTATGAATTCAGTATAATACTACATCATGAAAACGGTATGAATACATGGTCAAGTTATGGCTATAAATTTGAAAACGATTTACCAATAATTAACTTCGGTGACCGAGATGAGTTCGACAAAAGCAATTGGCAAATAATCGATTTTAGTTCCGAAGAAATTTCCGGGGAAGGTAGCATTAATGGAAAAGCGATTAATTTAATTGATGGAGACATTGAAACTTATTGGCATTCACGTTGGACTAACAATCTAACTAATTACCCTCATCACTTTACCATAGACACCAATAACTCCCTACATGCTTCTGGATTTAGTATAGCACAGCGAAATGGAGCAAGAAAAATAAAAAATTTTAAAATTGAAATAAGTAATAACAATACCGATTGGGAGCCAATATACAACGGAACATTAGCAAATGTACCAGGTAAACAGTACATTAAACTCCCTGAAACCACCTCTTTTCGTTATTTTAAGTTTACCGCAAAATCATCATATGACCAATTAGAATTTGCAGCATTAGCAGAAATTGGCGTTTTCAAAGATTAA
- a CDS encoding SusC/RagA family TonB-linked outer membrane protein translates to MKNYLLIIFSFFLFQQVATAQTLTVKGIVTDEQTGELIPGANVLIKGTSKGVATDFDGNYSISANPKDILVISYLGYKTIEIPINGKSTINILLSIDASQLDEVIVVGYGTQKKENLTGAVSSIKTAEIEGKSTTSLTNALQGVAPGITVISRPGNVGNDLGSINVRGRGNLGASSPLYIVDGIPVSAGDFQRISPSDVESLSVLKDAAAAAIYGSRAAYGVFIVTTKKGKEGKANYTYNSYFGWQSATFLPKKTNSLEYATLLNEANVNAGKAPVYSNEELGIIREGSNPDLYPNNNWYDMVYRSSAPMTEHNISVSGGGDTRYYVSGSLFDQASLIPGTSLRRYNIRANTERDFGDSFTLGTNISFVQEDIERQGNFSVTDLDRMTPLTVGKHSDGTWGSITGGKVSSVLAENNPLRKIAEYGWEKRQKSTLIGSINATLKLTSDISVKGILSYKTYNEERNTFDNEVGAVIDYFTKEPINSTRKSPNRLDVRWDKDNTFMAQAFATYDKLINEKHDIKLMIGTQYETSSYKYLGASRKNFPSNNLGAIDGGSNSAENLSNGGLIEEQAFLSQFGRVNYNLNNKYLFEANIRFDQSSKFNSDNRLGVFPSFSAAWRLSQEDYFNNIEWLSDLKLRGSWGELGYVNNVGFYDYYDALGTGTATITGGNRIDGVWPYRQANPNLGWETVTMTNIGVDASFFQNAFSVQVDAYNKVTSDILLEVPMPLELGLAEGNSDVIISQNAGKITNKGIEAMLSYRGEINDFRYTISGNVSKIWNEITDLKGNDNQISGKWINKVGESIGSFYMYEADGIFTSQEEIDAHAVQSNATKPGDIRYKDLNGDGVINGNDRKIIGNDVPYFTYGLSLNASYKGFDLNIQGQGVADVKVYLDSEASQAFFNGAGAKKYHLDRWTADNPSANASYPRLLPSGENKHNQVLSSFWLYNASYFRIKNLALGYTIPANVTEKYGVDKLRFFVSGTNLFTSRSDKRLDDFDPEFPSSRGSYPVMKVMSLGLNVNF, encoded by the coding sequence ATGAAAAATTACCTACTGATTATTTTCAGTTTCTTTCTTTTTCAGCAAGTAGCTACAGCACAAACACTTACTGTAAAAGGAATTGTTACCGATGAGCAAACTGGTGAACTAATACCAGGCGCCAATGTACTCATCAAAGGAACTTCAAAAGGAGTTGCTACAGATTTTGATGGAAATTATAGCATCTCCGCCAATCCCAAAGATATTTTAGTAATAAGTTATCTTGGGTACAAAACCATTGAAATACCAATTAATGGAAAAAGCACTATTAACATATTACTTTCAATTGACGCTTCACAGCTTGACGAGGTAATTGTAGTAGGTTATGGAACCCAAAAAAAAGAAAATCTTACAGGTGCAGTTAGCTCAATTAAAACAGCAGAGATTGAAGGAAAGTCAACCACTTCCTTAACCAATGCTTTGCAAGGTGTAGCGCCTGGTATTACAGTAATTTCTCGACCTGGAAATGTAGGTAATGACCTAGGGTCAATTAACGTAAGAGGACGCGGTAACCTAGGTGCCTCATCTCCTTTATACATAGTAGATGGTATACCTGTTAGTGCTGGTGACTTCCAAAGAATATCTCCTTCTGATGTTGAGAGTTTGAGCGTTTTAAAGGATGCTGCCGCTGCTGCCATTTACGGATCAAGGGCTGCATATGGAGTATTTATTGTTACAACCAAAAAAGGTAAAGAAGGAAAAGCAAATTATACTTACAACTCCTACTTCGGATGGCAATCTGCTACTTTCTTACCTAAAAAGACCAATTCTCTTGAATACGCCACATTACTTAACGAAGCAAACGTTAATGCGGGCAAAGCTCCTGTATATTCTAATGAAGAACTTGGAATAATCCGAGAAGGCAGCAACCCAGACCTATATCCTAATAACAATTGGTATGATATGGTATACAGGTCTTCCGCTCCAATGACAGAACATAACATTAGTGTTTCTGGTGGTGGTGACACCAGATATTATGTAAGCGGATCTTTATTTGACCAAGCTTCATTGATTCCTGGAACTTCACTTAGAAGATATAACATTAGAGCTAATACAGAGAGAGATTTTGGAGACAGCTTCACTTTAGGCACAAATATTTCATTCGTACAGGAAGATATTGAACGTCAAGGAAATTTTTCTGTGACAGATCTAGATCGAATGACACCCCTAACTGTTGGAAAACACTCAGATGGAACATGGGGAAGTATTACAGGTGGAAAAGTAAGTAGTGTACTAGCTGAAAACAATCCACTTCGAAAAATAGCCGAATATGGTTGGGAAAAAAGACAAAAAAGCACCTTGATTGGTTCAATAAACGCCACTTTAAAATTAACTTCAGATATCAGCGTAAAAGGTATTCTGTCTTATAAAACGTATAATGAAGAAAGAAACACTTTTGACAATGAAGTAGGGGCTGTAATTGACTATTTCACAAAAGAACCTATTAATTCTACAAGAAAAAGTCCTAACAGATTAGATGTTAGATGGGACAAGGATAATACCTTTATGGCTCAGGCATTTGCTACTTATGACAAATTAATAAACGAAAAACATGACATCAAGTTAATGATTGGTACTCAGTATGAGACCTCATCATACAAATACCTTGGTGCGTCTAGAAAAAACTTCCCTTCAAATAACCTAGGCGCTATAGATGGAGGTTCAAATAGTGCTGAAAACTTATCAAACGGAGGATTAATTGAAGAGCAAGCCTTTTTATCTCAGTTTGGTAGAGTAAATTATAATCTAAACAACAAGTACCTATTCGAAGCAAATATTAGATTTGACCAATCCTCTAAATTTAACAGCGACAATAGACTAGGCGTTTTCCCATCGTTCTCAGCAGCATGGAGACTATCACAGGAAGATTATTTCAACAATATTGAATGGTTATCTGACCTAAAACTAAGAGGTTCTTGGGGAGAGCTTGGATATGTAAACAATGTTGGCTTTTATGATTACTATGATGCATTGGGAACCGGGACTGCAACAATCACCGGAGGCAATCGTATTGATGGAGTTTGGCCCTATAGACAAGCTAATCCAAATTTAGGATGGGAAACTGTGACCATGACTAATATTGGAGTAGATGCAAGCTTTTTTCAAAACGCATTTAGTGTACAAGTAGATGCTTATAACAAAGTAACTAGTGACATTCTTTTAGAAGTTCCAATGCCTTTAGAACTTGGTCTAGCAGAAGGAAATAGTGATGTTATTATTTCACAAAATGCAGGTAAAATTACCAATAAAGGAATCGAAGCTATGCTATCTTATAGAGGTGAAATAAATGATTTTCGCTACACAATATCTGGTAATGTATCTAAAATATGGAATGAAATAACGGACTTAAAAGGAAATGACAATCAGATAAGCGGTAAATGGATCAACAAAGTAGGCGAATCCATTGGATCTTTCTATATGTATGAAGCAGATGGAATCTTCACAAGTCAAGAGGAGATAGATGCCCATGCAGTTCAATCTAACGCCACTAAACCAGGTGATATTAGATACAAAGACCTTAATGGAGACGGAGTAATTAATGGAAATGACCGCAAAATAATAGGCAATGATGTCCCTTACTTTACTTATGGCCTAAGTTTAAATGCATCTTATAAAGGGTTCGACTTAAACATTCAAGGTCAAGGAGTTGCAGATGTTAAGGTGTATTTAGATTCAGAAGCATCACAAGCCTTTTTCAATGGAGCAGGAGCTAAAAAGTACCATTTAGACAGATGGACAGCAGATAACCCTAGTGCAAATGCATCTTACCCAAGATTATTACCAAGTGGAGAAAATAAGCATAATCAAGTACTATCGTCATTTTGGCTATACAATGCTTCATATTTCAGGATAAAGAACCTTGCATTGGGTTATACTATTCCTGCCAACGTCACAGAAAAGTATGGAGTAGATAAGCTACGATTTTTCGTTTCAGGAACCAATTTGTTTACTTCAAGAAGTGATAAAAGGTTGGATGATTTCGACCCTGAATTCCCATCTTCTAGAGGAAGCTATCCTGTTATGAAGGTTATGTCACTAGGTCTAAATGTTAATTTCTAA
- a CDS encoding RagB/SusD family nutrient uptake outer membrane protein: MKISHIYKCLPIALLSLVGCSDDFLDRVPQDEIASETFWKSEKDTELALNGCYGFVGASVYDAYVDAYADNSYAQYPWESNATIVSSGDINSTMNDGYNYEGIRRFNYFLDNVDKSPTPEALKNQYKSEVRVLRAWSYYNLSKKFGAVPLITGFTLNPSDVIIPPTPETQVMQFVKDELEAAIPHLADQPQYKSRIGKAAAKILKARVHLFNKEWDEAALLAQEVMGMGYQLFQVTNLTTEDFIDDYSSFIDFVDEEDRINFYKGLRSYETLFWEVNEGNSEVIMEAEYIPESDWVYSSGINTLHLADNAGGGWSSITPTQSMVNSYWNRNGESFTPPSVTDRASAYNNGNYSPAYLNEFKNRDTRLYASILYPGALWNSLEPGYVFSWNKGGSNISKTGYNYRKLVDPSESAQSGKWKGPQNFPIIRYAEVLLIYAEAKNENSGPDATIYDALDLIRNRVGMPVIDRNLINNQDQLRDLIRNERRIELAGEGYRWDDIRRWNIEEQVMTDIYSIDNDLTQERRWEPKFSRFPYPQVAVDRNPNLKDAQSAKGY, encoded by the coding sequence ATGAAAATATCACACATATATAAATGTTTACCAATCGCACTTCTATCATTAGTAGGATGTAGTGACGATTTTCTTGATAGAGTACCCCAGGATGAGATTGCAAGCGAGACATTCTGGAAATCAGAAAAAGACACAGAATTAGCACTTAACGGATGTTATGGATTTGTAGGAGCCAGTGTTTACGATGCATACGTTGACGCCTATGCAGATAATTCATACGCTCAATACCCTTGGGAAAGCAATGCAACTATCGTTAGTTCAGGAGACATAAATTCAACAATGAATGATGGCTATAATTATGAAGGTATTAGAAGATTTAATTATTTCCTTGACAATGTTGATAAATCACCCACTCCAGAGGCACTAAAAAACCAATACAAAAGCGAAGTAAGAGTACTACGAGCTTGGAGTTACTATAATTTGTCTAAGAAATTCGGTGCTGTTCCACTAATCACAGGCTTTACATTAAACCCTTCTGATGTAATTATTCCACCAACACCTGAAACCCAGGTAATGCAGTTTGTTAAGGATGAATTAGAGGCTGCAATACCACATTTGGCAGATCAACCTCAATACAAAAGTCGCATAGGTAAAGCTGCCGCTAAGATCCTAAAAGCTAGAGTTCATCTATTTAACAAAGAATGGGATGAAGCCGCTTTACTGGCTCAAGAAGTAATGGGAATGGGATATCAATTATTTCAAGTTACCAATCTAACTACGGAAGATTTTATTGATGACTACTCCTCATTTATTGATTTTGTTGATGAAGAAGATAGAATAAACTTTTACAAAGGCCTAAGAAGTTATGAGACTTTATTCTGGGAAGTAAACGAAGGTAATTCTGAGGTGATTATGGAAGCAGAATATATACCTGAAAGTGACTGGGTCTATTCTAGTGGAATCAACACTCTTCATTTAGCTGACAATGCTGGAGGAGGATGGAGTTCAATTACACCAACTCAATCAATGGTTAATTCTTATTGGAATAGGAATGGCGAAAGTTTTACACCACCATCAGTTACTGATAGAGCATCTGCTTATAACAACGGAAACTACTCACCTGCTTATTTAAATGAATTTAAAAACAGAGATACTCGATTGTACGCCTCTATTCTATATCCAGGTGCATTATGGAATAGCCTTGAACCAGGTTATGTATTCTCTTGGAATAAAGGTGGAAGTAATATTTCAAAAACTGGATATAATTATCGCAAATTGGTAGACCCAAGTGAAAGCGCACAAAGTGGAAAATGGAAAGGTCCACAAAACTTCCCAATCATTAGATACGCAGAGGTTCTACTAATTTATGCCGAAGCTAAAAATGAAAACTCAGGACCCGACGCAACAATTTATGACGCGCTCGATCTAATTAGAAACCGTGTCGGAATGCCGGTGATTGATCGCAACCTTATAAACAATCAAGATCAATTAAGAGATTTAATTCGTAACGAACGAAGAATTGAATTAGCTGGTGAAGGATATAGATGGGATGACATCCGAAGATGGAATATTGAAGAACAAGTAATGACAGACATCTACAGTATAGATAATGACTTGACCCAGGAAAGAAGATGGGAACCTAAATTTTCTCGCTTTCCATATCCTCAGGTTGCTGTAGATAGAAATCCCAACCTAAAAGATGCACAGTCAGCTAAAGGTTATTAA